The region ACAAAGTATCGGTACAGCGTCGCTAACAACGCACAAGCTCTACACGAGATTATATTATCATTTCAGAAGTCCAGACAGGATCTAGTGAAACTCCGACTTCGATCCGAtacattaaagaaaaattccGTGAAGGAGGTGAACGTGATAGCGCTACAGAGACCTCGATTGCCGCAAATTAAGAGTGTTTGCGCAATGgaaagagcgagcgagcaaataCACGCGTCGAATGCCGCCGACAGGGTTGACGCAGTGCAAGGACACCGCATACCGCCGTTATGGCCGCATAGGGTCGTGCTAAGTCGTAAGTCATATTAGAAACGTACCTTGAGTTCTCACGTATCGCGAGTGACGAGTTGGAGTATCCTATTACTGTCGGGAAACTGGATGAAGCAATCTTGGCTCAAATGGAGAATATAGTGGTCGATCAGCCAGAGATGGAACGCTACGAACGTATTAAAAGCGAGCTGGTTAAACGACTAGCCGATTCCGACGatacaaaaatgagaaaattgctCGAGGACGAGAAAATCGGAGACTGGATGTCGTCGCAGTTCTACCGTGACCTGAAGAAACTGGCTACCGCCTATAGTCTCAGACGATTCCGTTCTGATACTTTGGAAGATCCACCTGCCGGCAGACGTGCAGTTAACCCTAGCTGCTGCGACGGATTCCAAGCCGAAAGCCGTGACAGAGCTGGCGGACAGGATCCATGAGACTCGAACGGGCACATCCCGAATTGTAGCGGTAAGCGAGCCACGGGAACGTATACAAAACGTTAGAGCAGGCGAACCATGGGTCGGGTACAACAATGCGTTGAACGAACAAATTATTCAATTGCGGGCGTAAATAAGCACGCGGAGTTTCGAGAATGGCCGTCCTCCACGACGAAGAAGCAGTAGTCGTCGTAGATCATATTTGAGAGAGAGACTGCAGCAGCCCCGCCTCTGCTACTACCACGTAACGTTTCAAGAACGCGCAATGAAGTCCCCGTACATCTGGAATCATCGAAACAGCTGACCGTGGAAGGGGCGCATGAAGACGGTTCTGTATCCCGCCCATATTCGTCACGGACAAGAGTTCGAGAACTCCCTTCCTTGTGGACACAGCCGCCGATATGTGTGCGCACTGACAGAGCTGATTACGCAGACCCACGATCAGAAACGAGTAGGAACTGATCGCGGCGAACGGGAAGCAAAGAGCGACATACGGTACCATCGTGATTAACCTGAACCTGAGCCTCAGACTAGCCTTCAAATGGCGTTTTGTAGTAGCTGACAATCATTCACCAACCGTTGGATTGGACTTCTTCAGCTACTCGTGGACTCGCGGGACAAATGACTCCTCTATACGACAAACCAATTGTCATCAATAGGATACGCGGCCAAGGCCCACTTACCATCGATAAAGACAATAATCGGCGAATAAACCTACTATCAACTCGTGGCGGAATTCTCGGGTCTAACCCGGCCGTCCGTTTTCCGAAGAAGTACAGGACGGCACGGTGTGCAACATCACATGAAGACGACGCCAGGATCCCCCGTCATGAGCAAGCCTTGACGACGCCTCGCCCCCGACCAGTTCAAACAGATGAAGATGGAATTGAAGATGATGATAGAGCAAGGAGTGATTAGACCGTCGAACAGTCTATTGCCATCACCGTTGCACGTCGTCCCCAAAAAAGACAGAGGTCTACAATCTGTGGCGACTATCGAGCGCTGAACGCCCATAACATATCCGAGAGGTATTCGTCGCCGCACATCGAAGATTTCGTACAGCAACTACATGATAAGCGCATCCTCTCGAAAATCGATCTTGTTCGCGTGTATCATCAGATTCCGGTGGCGCCCGAGGACGTCGAAGAACAGCGATCACGACGCCGTTCAGTTTGTTCAATACAATTCAAATAACGTTCGGATTTTAAAATGTGGCACAAACGTATCAAAGGTTCGTCGATGAAATCATACGCGGTTTAGATTTCGTTTAGACGAAGAGGGAAGACGAAGAAGATCACCGAACCTTAGCAGCCGCGCGGCAAAACGTAGCTGAATTGCGCGAAATTGACAACGAGAGAAACTGGATTGTATCAGAGCAAAATAGCAACCCGTAATTATTGACGCACCCGCTAACCCAAATGACAAAATCGCAGTGAGTATATTCCGATCTTTCATAAAAACCAATTTATTCTGTCTATCCAAGACAAttggataaatataaatgtattccTTAGTAACAGCAGTAATCAAATGCCAACAATCCatcgttataacagttgtctacctgtttcacggacagtcgcatctaattatcaagaagaaaatgtgttgtttgtttgaaaaatgagagaatgcagaaaatgcgatgtcggattatgtatcgataattgttttgaaattttgctgaattattaacttgtgttatatttactaaatttagttttctagtttattatccaaattctagttaattgtaaatttcaatgtttataataaataattaatactaaaaaataacgctcttgaattatttaatctcgtgcaaaagaattactataacttattacgatttgaatagtcaatcaatagAGTTCAGTGTAACGAAAAAGTACTCCGTCCACAGCAATCCTGAGCGCTAGCCGCGCGCCGTCCGTAAGGACCGCATAGGCCGCGATTATTCAACGCTCTAAGAGATAAGGGCAGTTCCACTTGGATTCAGTTTCATACAGATAAGTTCTATTTGTGTAGTGGACAAGTACGTTTAGTCACGCCAGAATCCTGTATCACATCGcattcgttattacgtttacCGTTGTTTCGTTATCAAACCTAAGTTCGTTGTCATCGGCATATCGATTGTCCGATCGCCGCTCTTACTTGTTAACTTGTTGCCGATTTAAAAGGCACTATAAAATGTAAACAAAGTAGAGAATTTTCAAATGTATTGACTTGTGAAGTATGTTATAAAAAGATTCACGTTAAAAGAATTTTGCAAATTCTGTGATATGGTAAAATATCAACCAGATTTAATTTTGTGTAGAAAACAACCAGGAGTTGATAAGATTTATACTTGTACTAGGTTAAATTGCAATTCTGAATTTTAGGTTAGGTTTGCTTTATTAGTTTACGAGAATACTattttttttacgaaattctTACTCAAAgacaaaagaaattattttattattgttatatttaaataaatatttgattattacaAATGTtaactataatatattttcattagaagtatatatatatatagagagatatTGTTATAGAAGTTGTTGatagaagtatatatatatatatatatatatatatatatatacttctgatgaaaatatattatagttaacatttgtaataatcatatatttattgaaaaaataacaataataaaataatttcttttatctttaagtaagaattatatatatatatatatagggatATTGTTACATAAACAACAAACttacttaataaataattaatctgtTTGTACCTTCATTGTTAATtgattatataataacaatttttcaatatatacGTTTGTCAATAGTATATGTGTCAAAATTCTTGTAtaaatatgtcggagatggaaagaCCTGGAACTTGAGGAAAACTCCTAATACTGTAATTTGGATTCTACCATAACCGTAGTTAAGCAATCACCTTATCGTCCTTCATCCCGATTGTAATTGTCTaaaatctatgagaatgagcttgggttcgaggtgacaaccagtcaccgaacgaagccgcggtcaagggacgaacgttttatctaacaaagttatggaaaaagtctatagccctccatagaaagaaatagttgtagcggcactcgacagtaaacattctaacggtttctgtcccgtggcccgtcatacgcagaccctattctttgggtaggttgattgccggttgtcgagacatattcgcaaaatatcTTCAGCCAGCCTGATGACCTGTTATAAATCTTAagccttaattaacgaaaataggcaaacagtcttttccgcgaacgacacttccaaagactgaccaattaacaataacggcaatttccctcactctccgaacgaagacttttctccacgaatataaaagacgtGGTACCGCGAGAGAAGAGTTCAGTTTTTCCTAGACAGCGTCACTGTGACGGAGAGAGGATTTCGAGTACGATCTCATCAACTGAGGTATCATTTAGACAGAGTACTTACTCCacgtgctaactgagagtaccacctagacgttgccgacgagtaaagagtaaacagtcccgttgaccgcggattcgttatcgaatctAAGACCATTGTCATTAGCGTCGCGAGTGTCTAACCGCCGCAGTTATTTGTCAAATCTATCGTCTCCatacttgtgccaataaactctgTATGGTACCATAATAATAGCTAATACCGATGAAGATTCATTGAACGCCCACACCTCCAATCCTACCGTGAACCcgacagatatatatatatatctgtatagAATTTTTTACCTTAACTTCTATAAAATTAACCTTTTATTTACATTGTACTCCATTTACATTGAAATTTAAGAAATGaagaagtaaaattaaaattattggaTAAATTTTTATGATGAAAATTATTGTTGAACCGTTATTGAACTTTTTATGATGCAaatcgaattttttatttacagcaATGGAGAGGTTATATGACAGATATGACTGTACATGTCCAATTTGTGATTCTTATGTAAGAGCTTGTACTCTGGCTTGGATTTGCGAGGAATGCAATCAAGCCACATCTTATCAAGCTCAAGGATCTTATCAAGCTCAAGGACCTTGTCAAGCTCAAGGATCTTGTCAAGCTCAAGGACCTCGTCAAGCTCAAGGACCTCGTCAAGCTCAAGGACCTCGTCAAGCTCAAGGACCTCGTCAAGCTCAAGGACCTCGTCAAGCTCAAGAACCTCGTCAAGCTCAAGAACCTCGTCAAGCTCAAGAGCCTCGTCAAGCTCAAGAGCCTCGTCAAGCTCAAGAGCCTCGTCAAGCTCAAGAGCCTCGTCAAGCTCAAGAGCCTCGTCAAGCTCAAGAGCCTCGTCAAGCTCAAGAGCCTCGTCAAGCTCAAGAACCTCGTCAAGCTCAAGGATCTTGTCAAGCTCAAGGACCTCGTCAAGCTCAAGGACCTCGTCAAGCTCAAGGACCTCGTCAAGCTCAAGGACCTCGTCAAGCTCAAGGATCTCGTCAAGCTCAAGGACCTCGTCAAGCTCAAGGACCTCGTCAAGCTCAAGGACCTTGTCAAGCTCAAGGACCTTGTCAAGCTCAAGGACCTTGTCAAGCTCAAGGACCTTTTCAAGCTCAAGGACCTTTTCAAGCTCAAGGACCTTTTCAAGCTCAAGGACCTTTTCAAGCTCAAGGACCTTTTCAAGCTCAAGGACCTTTTCAAGCTCAAGGACCTTTTCAAGCTCAAGGACCTTTTCAAGCTCAAGGACCTTTTCAAGTTCAAGGACCTTTTCAAGCT is a window of Bombus terrestris chromosome 17, iyBomTerr1.2, whole genome shotgun sequence DNA encoding:
- the LOC125386650 gene encoding glutenin, high molecular weight subunit DX5-like, with protein sequence MERLYDRYDCTCPICDSYVRACTLAWICEECNQATSYQAQGSYQAQGPCQAQGSCQAQGPRQAQGPRQAQGPRQAQGPRQAQGPRQAQEPRQAQEPRQAQEPRQAQEPRQAQEPRQAQEPRQAQEPRQAQEPRQAQEPRQAQEPRQAQGSCQAQGPRQAQGPRQAQGPRQAQGPRQAQGSRQAQGPRQAQGPRQAQGPCQAQGPCQAQGPCQAQGPFQAQGPFQAQGPFQAQGPFQAQGPFQAQGPFQAQGPFQAQGPFQAQGPFQVQGPFQAQGPFQAQGSCQAQGFYQATYVVYDGTDVSDAYFCRRYTIQEQYQQCS